One Drosophila subobscura isolate 14011-0131.10 chromosome U, UCBerk_Dsub_1.0, whole genome shotgun sequence DNA window includes the following coding sequences:
- the LOC117901978 gene encoding uncharacterized protein LOC117901978 isoform X3, producing the protein MAASSATAAAATTIPTEAITEECKDEDALSTTLHSCANDPDFAVICAFLQKFAKDLGLILPNFKHLQEWLTNNDEVPELKDLHIKLLRKTRKTVHEKNWESALSKFCFGYSLQDAWEIERFGYKNSSLKVKLRIFRELLESQFERNVKFRAHILTQNSNTLRSEPIGRDRLGHAYWLTQDDDCNLRIYQEHLDEEIWQVVATNRDEFVNLIARLRGNEVVLPSKDIGEADEDTSSSNSCPAKPPPPEEKEEEDDDDEDEGEDEDEQQPEPQIKEEPAKLVPNLKIKLRSPDQDEQKAKRVKPLFITQTKLGGSCSPAPAKKRSIEEVDSSPTESVEEQQKKHRPTLLDIKRIKKPSRYESTKDENDAESGEEEEEDDEDSELDEAEEEEGSGDDDDEEDDDDIDSAAADIEEDDEEADDEVGEAIEEPTMTVSGQGSGSDCDAADGNFLSNFDQETNANELEPSEAIEEAVIHVFGMGNGAECLVGNGKNEASAEEAAAATTAAAPTHSEPKATFFFGEPGCLKLSPIKQTPKQEAKRSIFDSLNEEKTNGDSGTREGTPPRNGSDLKEEPQSHQQEAATKTGNETKEISPEAGQKKAQQATSTEQPEYQIKVIETNQKISQLIEENDTKLKDDIKEGKANYIQEKEFENHSKSESNLEEEAAACSEGSVTATKSPKGSSKATEIKVEPKETQAKAGVNDNRPVPVEIEASNVVKALNTDKESTKSSSENAKSGPEKGGSSSESTKSSSESTKSSSESTKTSSESTKSNSESPETIKSSLDTVKGISETVISSSETFKSSSDSIQINSETIKNCPNAISIETEQNKAIQIQTEAMKGEKPVAKDCESANSDLKTFLDDSKKFSDDSKDKPISEKNPAATPATNMIKTDTEKVLKAKELSPEPVKALVVDSPPLKSSKSFPNDNSTMPPKEQPKVVIEAVTVPNEQPKIIAEAAVLPKELHTIVAEAVILPNEQPKAAAQVLPKAQPKAITEAVILLNEQAKPVDVPFTAEKKFETSNNGSQIKDKPLGNVQHDLPSTSKAVVAKDNGEKQENEAKSSQMKAPAVESVHQFDVPMNINATASEYPKPASILPNRKRRLNDFVTAPARQSTSESEVDAQPHEEEIEEALDDLDVGGKRIKMRPKTSNVEARRKVEAQKTQVEETTSSSGEEDPRSRRKIIAPKRHLEKAPVTKQKPTLAEIIEKKLKKTPEKLPDFMTEKLPEKEPEKMPEQPTEPTPNVSLPPPPPREATPPAPSFSHPKKSPITKPLKKNLLTQLRQEESDEEAVPRKRTNSETVALTPAPAAPPAVLEERQRKRRSSEDAKDSKESSCNEAPPAVSEKLKRNNEQDIVEEEDQAISLTKDKAVLSAPTKEQLPSPALSISEKIVPESSTKQKDPSPPPAMERLLMLPPTKEKSPAGKGRSIPIKDRSPPAKDKSPAGISIIERSPTALSFNEKSPATKDALPSPSKQKASSPPASKEKAACPPLIKEKALPPAKELSLSPSPIKEKIPAAIPITDKTPPAKEKTPVAPPAKEKTPVPPAVKEQPPMAPPAKEKSPVAPSTMVMAPPSVPPVKERSPSPAQGKEKTPVPVEVKEISPVPVRVKEKTVSPPQAKQKASAPPESLPVKESTPPLPSKDTSSPPESSARRSGRRGGAAVVYSELPQPKRTRGGPKEKLMPEAKAEVKHETSEEEEEEDTEEPPTKVATKLKAQIKTETAAKKEETPQKKPHKEEEPLTKKPLKEEETPFKEEEPLQPKQPSKEEPLAEPEEPLDEESISEVSAAKEEQPAKPVGRGRGPRKKREVDTTNIIECVDSETPVRQSRRIAQQKIKEEAERRKQEEVALRSMKQELKKKKKAQKEQDPTVPEPTRSEEEEEAESSEASEAEEAKKKKKKLPGKDGWSSDSDQQADSEEEEEEPPHYDTDPGSPLFRSDHEFSPESELEDESQVVPMKRARTVRKENEEDYDADEACNECGKSDHPEWILLCDTPNCNKGYHCSCLSPVLFYIPEGDWHCPPCQQEHLIVALEQQLQRFDQMVAHKQQEKRLAEVAERERQEREAVKLAEDREASKAERHEDDDDDDDDRDEVASKQSKADKPKRRRGDGRSNRKAAKRGTRRRRGGDSDSSSGGGGGKSQSGGSASGSGSSSNSSSFSDSDDEPIYKLRKRRQINVSYRLNEYDDLINSALKKEMDEVAGAGNLGRGKDISTIIEADKEKARRDDVPEDEEQPEERPPSVVNEEQPTKFSSSSDDDDEVPLKRSKTKQPPAKKKPRKLTTLDVSSEEDHGSDEDFKTSSYSDEDTSQSASDDSDSSLEVYRRPGRGKKQRKAARRAARERRKDRKFVVEESDESEEEQKKPKSKKKKKEDSDYTETETDDDEDAGSELTENMDSADLCDDTTSESEDGAWHPSKKKKTNNKKCSSAAGIARKSPKLKKPAQPAKKPKRLEYSDDDISESEPEEEDEDDDEGAPTSGKGSGKQPRSQPLKPSASTAQTGKGKGKSKKKKPPSSEEDEGAASDERTRTRGRRYAYIEDFDDDSSDGGIKPGVHRPDTPPEERQKFIQKQEEIKRMLAEKNAEGAKLAATPRLTPIKGTAPGQAPTAAGAQEKRTPSKGPAGGDSLSTVPLSVIRQAKVLDIDYLQRKGETIADLDDKDESEELDDAEMMLDDADLPEDMEDAIARMVEEEEQFSAAAARELPGPEEVLRTTPAKAKASKVAAPAETPPMPPTPHAAAAPPSSGLQEPHRKRLPMPTMHPPLLRHQFPGPGQHGPPASLLPPPHGMHPMLQRQLSQSVPAMQLLQNALSAPLGQPLGRGNYPQPPPTAQHLPLVMSMPSAAAHLMHQASVATQQAAVRAPEPQAAGPPPPPVDSKPRGRRKKVTPLRDQLQKQQTAAAVTAASTTPGTPAPPVDKIKGVPAQLFKPHEDAPPPTTVAASSQASVITRMPTHLSAHPHARGPPAGMYPSSAEFARFYGQPLPPPTSAPGSRSPSSGVGPAASPGPPRHLLRPQMPPGLPPPHSALRPTYGPPPPLRGAPPPTSTASSGGAPPNTRPAYMHGAEHHGGPPLGSVYGTGPPPARHASPHLNPYSRGPPIYGNPNYQPRVGPPGPPPGNMRPGAVDYVAGARGYPPYGYYPPPPPLTTPPAHAAPSSVIVSAPPPVTPTNHSVSALTRGKSPAPVAAAPPAEVMAHKAPPQQQQHQQPPPPSVITSKKLTTLEAYPVGSPAVIAEEDSGSAHDTSGPPPVATGPAVGEFSGLVSYFSSQQDDYDT; encoded by the exons ATGGCGGCGTCCTCAGCTACGGCTGCAGCGGCGACCACAATCCCAACAGAGGCAATAACGGAGGAATGTAAAGATGAGGATGCTCTAAGCACTACACTGCATTCGTGTGCAAATGATCCTGATTTTGCAGTGATTTGTGCGTTTTTGCAAAAATTCGCCAAAGATTTGGGCCTGATTTTGCCGAATTTTAAGCATTTGCAGGAGTGGTTGACAAACAACGATGAAG TTCCTGAACTGAAGGATTTGCATATCAAACTCCTGCGAAAGACACGCAAAACGGTGCATGAGAAGAACTGGGAATCGGCTCTCAGTAAATTCTGTTTCGGATACTCGCTCCAAGATGCTTGGGAAATCGAACGTTTTGGCTACAAAAACTCCAGCCTAAAAGTCAAACTAAGGATTTTTCGG GAACTCCTGGAGAGCCAGTTCGAGCGCAATGTCAAATTCCGCGCCCACATACTCACGCAGAATTCGAATACCCTGCGCTCGGAGCCCATTGGTCGTGATCGACTGGGGCATGCCTACTGGTTGACCCAGGACGATGACTGCAATCTGCGCATCTATCAGGAGCACCTAGATGAGGAAATCTGGCAGGTGGTGGCCACCAATAGGGATGAATTCGTGAATCTTATAGCCAGGCTGCGTGGCAATGAGGTGGTGCTGCCCTCCAAGGATATTGGCGAGGCGGATGAAGATACGAGCAGCAGTAATAGTTGCCCCGCTAAGCCACCACCACCCgaagaaaaggaagaagaggatgacgacgacgaagatGAGGgagaggatgaggatgagcagcagccagagccacaaatCAAGGAGGAGCCAGCGAAATTGGTGCCCAATTTGAAGATCAAACTGCGCTCACCCGATCAAGACgaacaaaaggccaaaaggGTCAAG CCACTGTTCatcacacaaacaaaactggGAGGCAGCTGCTCGCCGGCTCCGGCCAAGAAACGTTCCATTGAAGAGGTGGACAGCAGTCCCACAGAAtcggtggaggagcagcaaaagaaacaccGACCCACGTTGTTGGACATCAAACGCATCAAGAAACCAAGCCGCTACGAAAGCACAAAGGATGAAAACGATGCCGAATctggcgaggaggaggaggaagatgaCGAGGATTCGGAACTCGATGAAGCGGAAGAAGAGGAGGGCAGTggagacgatgatgatgaggaggatgacgacgatATTGACAGTGCGGCAGCAGACATCGAAGAGGATGATGAGGAGGCAGATGACGAAGTGGGCGAAGCCATTGAAGAGCCCACCATGACGGTGAGTGGGCAGGGATCAGGCAGCGACTGTGATGCCGCTGATGGCAATTTCCTAAGCAATTTCGATCAAGAAACGAACGCCAATGAACTGGAGCCGAGTGAAGCCATAGAGGAGGCTGTCATCCATGTGTTTGGCATGGGCAACGGCGCCGAATGTCTAGTGGGCAATGGCAAAAACGAAGCTTCTGcggaagaggcagcagcggcgacgacagcagcagcacctacACATTCAGAGCCAAAGGCCACATTCTTTTTTGGCGAGCCCGGCTGCCTGAAGCTGAGTCCCATTAAGCAAACACCAAAGCAGGAAGCGAAACGAAGTATTTTCGATAGTCTAAACGAGGAGAAGACCAACGGTGACAGTGGCACCCGAGAAGGCACACCGCCACGCAATGGCAGTGACCTCAAGGAGGAGCCACAAAGCCACCAGCAAGAGGCAGCTACCAAAACAggcaacgaaacaaaagaaatctcACCAGAAGCAGGGCAAAAGAAAGCCCAGCAAGCAACCAGCACAGAACAGCCAGAATACCAGATCAAAGTGATTGAAACGAATCAGAAAATCTCCCAACTTATTGAAGAAAATGATACAAAACTCAAAGATGATATTAAAGAAGGCAAAGCGAATTATATACAGGAAAAAGAGTTTGAAAATCACTCAAAAAGTGAGTCAAATTTAGAGGAAGAAGCTGCGGCATGCAGCGAGGGATCTGTGACAGCAACTAAGAGTCCCAAGGGCAGCTCAAAAGCTACAGAAATCAAAGTAGAACCAAAGGAAACTCAAGCTAAAGCAGGCGTCAATGACAATAGGCCAGTTCCGGTCGAAATTGAAGCTTCCAATGTCGTTAAAGCTTTGAATACCGACAAGGAATCGACTAAAAGTAGTTCGGAAAATGCTAAAAGCGGTCCTGAAAAAGGTGGAAGCAGTTCTGAATCAACTAAAAGCAGTTCGGAATCGACTAAAAGCAGTTCTGAATCGACTAAAACCAGTTCTGAATCGACTAAAAGCAATTCGGAATCGCCTGAAACGATAAAAAGCAGTCTTGATACGGTTAAAGGCATTTCTGAAACGGTAATAAGCAGTTCTGAAACGTTTAAGAGCAGTTCTGACTCCATTCAAATCAATTCTGAAACGATTAAGAACTGTCCGAATGCAATTTCGATTGAAACggaacaaaacaaagcgaTTCAAATCCAAACTGAAGCCATGAAGGGTGAAAAACCTGTTGCAAAAGATTGTGAGTCTGCTAATAGTGATTTGAAAACATTTCTGGACGACTCAAAGAAGTTTTCAGATGATTCCAAAGACAAGCCAATAAGCGAGAAGAACCCTGCTGCCACTCCAGCCACAAACATGATCAAAACCGATACTGAAAAGGTTCTAAAAGCTAAGGAATTGTCACCCGAACCGGTTAAGGCATTGGTTGTTGATTCTCCTCCACTAAAAAGCAGTAAATCGTTTCCAAACGATAACTCCACAATGCCGCCCAAGGAGCAGCCTAAGGTCGTCATTGAAGCGGTTACTGTTCCCAACGAGCAGCCTAAAATCATCGCGGAAGCGGCTGTTCTTCCTAAAGAGCTGCATACGATCGTCGCCGAAGCCGTTATTCTTCCCAACGAGCAGCCTAAAGCCGCAGCCCAAGTTCTTCCGAAAGCGCAGCCTAAAGCCATCACCGAAGCTGTAATTCTTCTCAACGAGCAGGCTAAGCCCGTTGATGTACCGTTTACAGCCGAAAAGAAGTTCGAAACTAGCAATAATGGCTCTCAAATTAAAGACAAGCCATTGGGAAATGTACAACACGATTTGCCCAGCACTTCCAAGGCTGTAGTTGCCAAAGACAACGGCGAAAAGCAGGAGAATGAAGCCAAATCCAGCCAAATGAAAGCTCCAGCTGTAGAATCTGTACATCAATTCGACGTACCAATGAACATAAACGCCACAGCGAGTGAATACCCGAAGCCCGCATCGATACTGCCCAATCGCAAGCGTCGCCTCAATGACTTTGTGACCGCACCCGCGCGACAATCAACCTCCGAGAGCGAAGTGGATGCGCAGCCGCACGAGGAGGAGATCGAAGAGGCACTGGACGATCTGGATGTGGGGGGAAAGCGCATTAAGATGCGTCCCAAGACCTCAAATGTGGAGGCGCGTCGCAAAGTTGAGGCACAGAAGACACAGGTCGAGGAGACGACCTCCTCCAGCGGCGAAGAAGATCCACGAAGTCGACGCAAGATTATTGCGCCCAAGAGGCACTTGGAGAAGGCGCCCGTGACCAAGCAGAAGCCAACGCTAGCCGAGATTATCgagaagaagctgaagaaaaCGCCCGAAAAGTTGCCCGACTTTATGACCGAAAAGTTGCCAGAAAAGGAGCCTGAAAAGATGCCCGAGCAGCCCACAGAACCAACGCCAAATGTGTCTCTGCCGCCACCTCCTCCCAGAGAAGCCACGCCCCCCGCCCCATCCTTCAGTCATCCGAAGAAATCGCCAATAACAAAGCCATTGAAGAAGAACCTGCTCACGCAGCTGCGACAGGAGGAGAGCGACGAGGAGGCCGTACCCAGGAAGCGCACAAACAGTGAGACGGTGGCGCTCACCCCAGCGCCGGCAGCGCCGCCTGCTGTCCTGGAGGAGCGTCAGCGCAAGCGACGCAGCAGTGAAGATGCCAAGGATTCCAAGGAATCGTCGTGCAACGAGGCACCGCCGGCAGTTAGCGAGAAGCTTAAGCGCAACAACGAGCAGGATATCGTCGAAGAAGAGGATCAGGCGATTTCTCTAACCAAGGACAAGGCTGTGCTGTCAGCACCAACCAAGGAACAGCTTCCATCGCCTGCTCTTTCAATCAGTGAGAAGATTGTGCCCGAATCATCCACCAAGCAGAAGGACCCTTCACCGCCACCAGCCATGGAGAGGCTTTTGATGCTGCCACCTACTAAAGAGAAGTCCCCAGCAGGCAAGGGGAGATCCATACCAATCAAGGACAGGTCTCCACCAGCCAAGGATAAGTCTCCGGCAGGAATTTCCATCATTGAGAGATCTCCGACGGCACTTTCCTTCAATGAGAAGTCGCCTGCTACGAAAGATGCTTTGCCGTCTCCATCCAAACAGAAGGCTTCGTCGCCGCCTGCATCTAAGGAAAAGGCTGCGTGTCCGCCTCTAATAAAGGAGAAGGCACTGCCACCCGCCAAGGAGCTGTCGCTGTCACCGTCgccaataaaagaaaagattCCTGCGGCAATTCCAATCACAGATAAGACTCCACCAGCCAAGGAGAAGACTCCAGTGGCACCACCAGCCAAGGAGAAGACTCCAGTGCCACCAGCTGTCAAGGAGCAGCCTCCAATGGCACCTCCTGCTAAGGAAAAGTCTCCAGTTGCACCATCAACAATGGTGATGGCTCCTCCATCGGTACCGCCAGTCAAGGAGAGGTCGCCATCCCCAGCGCAAGGGAAAGAGAAGACTCCAGTGCCAGTGGAAGTCAAAGAAATATCTCCAGTGCCAGTGCGGGTCAAAGAGAAGACTGTATCGCCGCCCCAGGCCAAACAGAAGGCATCAGCACCACCTGAAAGCCTTCCAGTCAAAGAATCAACTCCGCCGCTACCCTCGAAGGACACCTCATCCCCACCCGAAAGCTCTGCGCGTCGTTCCGGTCGTCGGGGTGGTGCGGCAGTCGTTTATTCCGAACTGCCGCAACCCAAACGAACGCGCGGCGGACCCAAGGAGAAGCTCATGCCAGAAGCAAAGGCTGAGGTGAAGCATGAAACCAgtgaggaagaggaggaggaggacactGAGGAACCACCCACCAAAGTGGCAACCAAATTGAAGgctcaaataaaaacagaaactgcAGCGAAGAAGGAGGAAACGCCCCAGAAGAAACCACACAAAGAGGAAGAACCTCTAACGAAGAAACCCCTCAAGGAGGAGGAAACGCCcttcaaggaggaggagcctcTCCAACCGAAACAGCCATCCAAAGAGGAACCTctggcagagccagaggagcCCTTGGATGAGGAATCCATCAGCGAAGTTAGCGCAGCCAAGGAAGAGCAGCCCGCAAAACCCGTGGGACGTGGCCGTGGTCCGCGCAAGAAGCGCGAGGTGGACACCACAAACATCATTGAGTGCGTGGACTCTGAGACGCCAGTGCGTCAGTCGCGCCGGATTGCACAGCAGAAGATCAAGGAGGAGGCCGAGCGAcgcaagcaggaggaggtggcgcTGCGTTCCATGAAGCAGGAGctcaaaaagaagaaaaaggcACAGAAGGAGCAGGATCCCACAGTGCCAGAGCCAACGCGGagcgaggaggaagaggaagccGAGTCATCCGAGGCCAGCGAGGCGGAGGAGgctaaaaagaagaaaaagaagctgCCGGGCAAAGATGGCTGGTCCTCGGACTCGGATCAACAAGCGGACAGcgaagaggaggaagaagaACCTCCGCATTACGACACAGATCCAGGATCTCCGCTCTTCCGCTCGGATCACGAGTTCTCCCCGGAATCCGAGCTGGAAGATGAGTCGCAGGTGGTGCCCATGAAGCGTGCACGCACGGTGCGCAAAGAGAACGAGGAGGACTACGATGCGGATGAGGCATGCAACGAGTGCGGCAAGTCGGATCATCCCGAATGGATACTCCTCTGCGATACGCCCAACTGCAACAAGGGCTATCACTGCTCCTGCCTGTCGCCGGTGCTGTTCTACATACCCGAGGGCGACTGGCACTGTCCGCCCTGCCAGCAGGAGCACCTCATTGTGgccctggagcagcagctgcagcgcttCGACCAGATGGTGGCGCacaagcagcaggaaaaacgTCTGGCCGAGGTGGCAGAGCGCGAGCGACAGGAGCGTGAGGCCGTCAAGCTGGCGGAGGATCGTGAGGCGTCCAAGGCGGAGCGCCAtgaggatgacgacgacgacgatgatgatcgCGACGAGGTGGCCAGCAAGCAGAGCAAAGCGGACAAACCGAAGAGACGTCGCGGCGACGGGCGCAGCAATCGCAAGGCAGCCAAACGCGGCACCAGACGTCGACGCGGCGGCGActcggacagcagcagcggcggcggcggtggcaagaGCCAGTCTGGGGGCAGTGCCTCCGGCTCTGGTtcgagcagcaacagcagcagcttctcggaCTCGGACGATGAGCCCATCTACAAGCTGCGCAAGCGACGGCAGATCAATGTCAGCTATCGCCTCAACGAGTACGATGATCTGATCAATTCGGCGCTCAAAAAGGAAATGGATGAGGTCGCGGGTGCGGGCAATCTGGGCCGTGGCAAGGACATATCCACCATTATCGAGGCGGACAAGGAGAAGGCACGTCGCGACGATGTGcccgaggatgaggagcagccCGAGGAGCGTCCGCCTTCCGTTGTAAATGAAGAACAACCAACGAAATTTAGCAGCAGctcagacgacgacgacgaggtgCCGCTGAAGCGCAGCAAAACGAAGCAGCCGCCAGCGAAAAAGAAGCCACGAAAGCTGACCACGCTGGATGTTAGCTCCGAGGAGGATCATGGCAGCGATGAGGACTTCAAGACGTCCAGTTACAGCGATGAGGACACCTCACAGTCTGCCTCCGATGACTCGGACTCCAGTCTGGAGGTCTACAGACGGCCGGGCCGTGGCAAGAAGCAGCGCAAGGCGGCCCGAAGAGCCGCCCGAGAGCGTCGCAAGGATCGCAAGTTCGTGGTGGAGGAGAGCGACGAAAGCGAGGAGGAGCAAAAGAAGCCCAAAtccaagaagaagaagaaggaggacTCCGATTACACGGAAACCGAAACggatgacgacgaggacgcTGGGTCCGAGTTGACCGAGAACATGGACAGTGCGGATCTGTGCGATGATACGACAAGCGAGAGCGAGGATGGCGCCTGGCATCCAtcgaaaaagaagaaaacgaacaacaaaaagtgcagcTCGGCCGCGGGCATAGCAAGGAAGTCGCCAAAGCTCAAGAAGCCCGCGCAGCCGGCCAAGAAACCGAAACGTTTGGAGTACTCCGATGATGATATCAGCGAAAGcgagccggaggaggaggatgaggacgatgacgagggTGCACCGACCTCGGGCAAGGGTTCGGGCAAGCAGCCACGCTCGCAGCCACTCAAACCGAGCGCCTCCACCGCACAGACGGGCAAGGGCAAAGGAAAgtccaagaagaagaagccgcCGTCGTCGGAGGAGGACGAGGGCGCCGCTTCGGATGAGCGGACACGCACGCGAGGTCGTCGCTACGCCTACATCGAGGACTTTGATGACGACAGCTCGGATGGCGGCATCAAGCCGGGCGTCCATCGGCCCGACACGCCGCCCGAGGAGCGACAAAAGTTCATCCAAAAGCAGGAGGAGATCAAACGAATGCTGGCGGAAAAGAACGCAGAAGGAGCCAAGCTGGCGGCCACGCCGCGCCTCACGCCCATCAAGGGCACGGCACCGGGACAGGCGCCCACAGCCGCCGGCGCACAGGAGAAGCGAACGCCCAGCAAGGGTCCTGCGGGTGGGGATTCCCTCTCCACAGTGCCGCTGTCGGTCATACGGCAGGCCAAGGTGCTGGACATTGACTATCTGCAGCGCAAGGGCGAGACCATTGCCGACCTGGACGACAAGGATGAGTCGGAGGAGCTGGACGATGCCGAAATGATGCTGGACGATGCCGATCTGCCCGAGGACATGGAGGATGCCATTGCCCGTAtggtcgaggaggaggagcagtttAGTGCAGCGGCTGCCAGAGAGCTGCCCGGCCCCGAGGAGGTGCTGCGCACGACACCCGCCAAGGCCAAGGCCAGCAAAGTTGCTGCCCCTGCGGAGACGCCTCCCATGCCTCCGACGCCCCATGCAGCCGCCGCACCGCCGTCGTCGGGTCTGCAGGAGCCGCATCGTAAGCGTCTGCCCATGCCCACCATGCATCCGCCTCTGCTGCGGCATCAGTTTCCGGGCCCTGGACAGCACGGACCACCGgcatcgctgctgccgccgccacatgGCATGCATCCCATGCTGCAGCGTCAGCTCTCGCAGTCCGTGCCggccatgcagctgctgcagaatgcGCTGTCGGCGCCACTCGGCCAGCCGCTGGGTCGCGGCAACTATCCACAGCCACCTCCCACGGCCCAGCACTTGCCACTAGTCATGTCCATGCCCTCGGCTGCGGCCCACCTGATGCACCAGGCCAGTGTGGCCACGCAACAGGCGGCAGTCCGTGCACCCGAGCCACAGGCGGCTGGacctccaccgccgccagtCGACAGCAAGCCACGTGGACGCCGGAAAAAGGTGACGCCGCTGCGGGATCAATTGCAGAAGCAACAAACGGCAGCGGCCGTCACAGCAGCCTCGACCACACCTGGAACTCCAGCGCCACCCGTGGACAAGATTAAGGGCGTGCCAGCGCAGCTGTTCAAGCCCCACGAAGATGCCCCACCACCCACAACGGTTGCCGCCTCCTCGCAGGCGTCGGTAATCACGCGAATGCCCACGCATCTCTCGGCGCATCCGCATGCACGTGGTCCACCCGCGGGCATGTATCCCAGCAGCGCGGAATTTGCACGATTCTATGGCCaaccgctgccgccgcccaccTCCGCGCCTGGTTCGCGTTCACCATCGTCTGGCGTGGGTCCAGCCGCGTCGCCGGGACCACCGCGTCACCTGCTGCGTCCACAAATGCCGCCCGGCCTGCCGCCACCACACTCAGCGCTGCGTCCCACCTACggaccgccgccgccgctgcgtGGAGCCCCACCACCCACATCGACAGCGAGTAGCGGGGGGGCGCCGCCCAATACGCGTCCCGCCTACATGCACGGAGCCGAACATCACGGTGGACCGCCACTGGGCAGTGTCTATGGCACGGGACCGCCACCAGCGAGACATGCATCGCCACACTTGAATCCCTACAG CCGCGGTCCGCCCATTTATGGCAATCCCAATTATCAGCCACGCGTTGGACCACCCGGACCACCGCCTGGTAATATGCGACCCGGTGCCGTGGACTATGTGGCAGGTGCAC GCGGCTATCCACCGTATGGCTACTAtccaccgccgcctccgctGACCACACCACCCGCCCATGCAGCGCCCAGTTCGGTGATTGTGAGTGCCCCGCCGCCTGTCACGCCCACAAATCATTCGGTGTCAGCGCTGACGCGTGGCAAATCACCAgctccagtggcagcagcaccacccgcGGAAGTTATGGCACACAAGGCgcccccacagcagcagcagcaccaacagccaCCACCGCCTTCGGTGATAACGAGCAAAAAACTGACAACCCTGGAGGCCTATC CTGTGGGCTCGCCAGCGGTCATAGCAGAAGAGGACTCTGGCTCGGCGCACGACACCAGTGGACCACCGCCAGTGGCGACAGGTCCGGCGGTGGGCGAGTTCAGTGGCCTGGTGAGCTACTTTAGCTCCCAGCAGGATGACTACGACACATAA